TTCCGGTAGCGCTTATTGGTTTGCTCGGATATGTATTTCTCGCGGCAGTGTCGTTCTTATCGAACCGGTGGTGGCAGGTTGTGCGGCTGCTCGCGTCGCTGGTGGGCTTTGGGTTCGCACTTTATCTTGCATACATCGAGGCGCGAGTGTTGGTGGTGTGGTGCTTGCTGTGTATCGGTTCGATGATATCGATCGGCAGCATATTCGTGCTTTCGGTATTTCCGGTGTGGAAACGGAGCAAATCGGGTCGGGAAATTACGGCGGGACCGAAAATTCCGGCGACTGAAATGGATGAAGGATGAGCACATTAATCCAGAACGAAATTGCCGGGGACACGCACAGAAAGCAAGCCAGGCTGAATCCGCGATGCGTGATCTGCGGGGCGGAGAATCCGAATGGTCTTCATCTCCACTTCAATATCGATCACTCCGGAGCGCATGCTGACTGGATGCCGACGGGGCAGTGGGAGAGTTTCGAGGAGACGGTGCATGGCGGGATCGTCGGTGCTGTGCTCGATGAGGCGAT
Above is a genomic segment from Terriglobia bacterium containing:
- a CDS encoding vitamin K epoxide reductase family protein encodes the protein MKNKLTIAIVLLCCAGGILSGVSLWNHYSASATEYCDLSEMFNCDLVNRSIYSVFMGVPVALIGLLGYVFLAAVSFLSNRWWQVVRLLASLVGFGFALYLAYIEARVLVVWCLLCIGSMISIGSIFVLSVFPVWKRSKSGREITAGPKIPATEMDEG